Below is a genomic region from Eupeodes corollae chromosome 1, idEupCoro1.1, whole genome shotgun sequence.
ACGACTCGTGCGTTACATTTTAAACTGCCCTACAAAAATGGAacagaacaaaattgaattatggAGTAATTAtaccaatttaataaaaacttacctTTTTGGCACATATCCAATACGTTTTGTAGCCACTTCGACGATTTCTCACATAATGGTATCCATTTGATACAAGCAAAGTACAACCACGTTGGCCAATTGTAAAGCTTACTTGGTTTTCTTTGATTATGAGACCATCAATAACTTCGGGGTTAAAGTTTGTTGTAGGCactaaaaagaaacattattaGTATTAGCGTTGCTTgtcacttatttttatattccaaTTTAATATAATGATTGGTTTGAACTAAATGTAAAGTcaataagattattttattgaattcactTTATTTAAACTACTTAACAACTctaaatacaacttttaaaaggTGTAAATAGAACAACAACTGAAAGTAGGTTTATGAGTGATTTCACCAGTATCGCAACAAAcacaaaagacaaaaattatgtcagttaagtttaaaaattcaggATTCAGGgttcttcttaaaactttagaaaagtttttcaattaatgtaCTACTAACAGAGCAATCTGAAGATCGGTTGACAACCGATTACTTGTTGAAAACTTCTTCATCCAAAAACAGGTAATGTCTTAATTATCATGAAAAGCTTAAAGAATgtcattgaattaaaaaaatcagctttcagcatactatttttcaaaagatttcacaCATTCATTTTACATCGCCgtgaattttgtattattttaccCGCACCAGAGCGTTTGGCGTTTCGGTTGGGATTTGGGGAACTTCCTTTGCCATAGTAAATTGAAAACAAGACTTAAAAGGGAATCGGAATGGGTGTTGTTCAACTCATTCAGCTCCTTACATtcgctttaattttaaattttaaaagctgtTGCGGCTGTTATTTTAAGTACAAACATGTGAATCTGTGTATAATCTTCTTGGATGGTTTAATTGTTTAAACagttcttgtttctttttcgaTATATCTGAGAAAAGTTATGATCTTTTGAACaaagtcatttttttaattccgtCGTTGATTGTTATTAGCGTTGAGATTACTATGTcctaagaaataataaaaggaTATAAATGAGGTTTTGAGAACTATTCATAAAGCATTACTGACCTAATGAAACCGAATGTCCAATAATATTAAGAACTACTTCGACCATCGCCCACATGATGATATCCATTTTAAAGAAGCATAGTAGCTCCACTTTAGCCacgaattaataaaagtttgttttctggGTTTTAATAATACTTTCCTTAGATTAATCCCATAAAcattgttgttttagttttgtgtgtccataatttaaatataatacaagTTCAGGCGTATGTTCggcttaaattttaaacaaaaatcaactataATTGTATTTcacataatttaattatttttatttctataaatgcaaattaaatcATTGATTTAGCTTCGTTACAATTCAGCTAActattaaaatacattaaaagatatttatatacatttttgtgtaaagaaaacaaaattaattaaagttctattttttcaattatggTCAAACGTATTTgctttaattattcttaaattatttttaaaaaggtgcATGATTATGAAAACCGCATTTAATAACGACATCGTGTCGTGTCTCTTCGTCGATTGTCACTACTCTCGCTTTACATTTGTGGATACCTGCCCGGGCACAAGACCAATAAGTCTTAGCCCCAGATGATTTATTTCGGGTAAAACTATATTCGCCAACCTTTAGTTTTCGACTTCCACGGAATCCGGTTACAAATGAGAAATACGTTGAACCTGAACGATAAAACAAAGAGTGTTAAAAAAATGGGTTGGTAGTTGGGCAGTTTATCAAATATCCTAAAGGAAACAGTAAAAATAAGcaacatttttgttaagaataCGTTTAatgatacatttatttttattatttgatattaaTAACATAATTTAGTTTCTAGCTTtcaaatatatgtacctatgcaTAAGTTTTTAgtattgaattttctttttattttatgtatagaaGGTTTTACATGGTTGCATGGGGTTCAGTTTTAATCTTTAAAGAACCATATTTTCGAGCCCTTGTAATGACTTCATGATTATGTTCACCATTTAGAACTGTCAGTATGTCTAATTTGGTCTTGATTCTTGCTCGACAACGAAGAACTGCAAATTGACTGCAACGCCAGTATGTCACATCATCTCGGCTAACATGGCGATTGAAAGTGTGTTGTTTCAAAATCAACTGCTTCGTTCCATATTTGCTGACAACAAAAACTGGGCCGCCAGCACTCAGAGCACTTATTGGCGAAcagaatttttctgaaaaacaaatAGATATCAATTagagtttgaattttttattaatttttgtttgaataaaattaattaaatgaaaaacgagtttttttgttttgttttaaagttttattattttcatagttgatacttcatattaattttacaaagaagagagattttcttataaaatttcgAAATGTAAGCTTAGGATAACTCAATTTCGAAGTAGATAAATTTGTCCCTTTTTGTAGTaacagttatttaaaaaataaatatttccattaatagaaaaatgaaaactttaaattttcgatcgaataaattaagttattacTTTAACTaaccattaaatttaaatgaacaaaTATTGTAGTGGAATTAATGGCCCCATTGACAAAACCAAAAAGGGTCTTAGAGCATGTTTTCAGTACATAAAGCTAAACAGTAGcaatagaaatatttatttagtccGTCCCGTTTTGCTCCGACGAACTACTTTTTTAAAcgtgtatttaatttaattttttgctgaTAAAATGAAAATCGAAGAGTATACATTTAAACTAAATCAACAATTCTATAATATAGCATTAAAATGTTCATGTCTTTTACACATTGTAAGGGAGCCACCttttaaatgattgaaaataagaaaagcaTTGCAATATTTATGCACACAATGCCAATAACTTCGATAAGACATTGCTCgagttttcttatatttttctcCTTTGATTAACATGATTTCCTGTCCATCTGATCGCTTAACACaaatttctgaaataaaaaatatttttacagttCGGTTCGCATTAgataaaaaattggaaaaagtattgttaaaaaattcgtattagaaaaataataagatattgtatcCCAATGTGTATAGCACATCGAAGAAATAAacttaactgaaaaaaaaaagaaaatttgaaataattaagactcattattattttttattaaataaagaaacagaAATTGGTACACACAACAGTAgcacattatttattttcttattatttactttaaaacaaaattatattagaatCCTGCAGCTTTGCATTGTTGCTGAAATGATTTTGGAGAAATAACGCTTGCTGGTAAAGTGTTAAACTTTCTTGGATGGTTGTGGAGATTTTTTCCTAACTTGATGCCACCTTCCCATTTGGTAATACACCTTGCTAAGCATTTATTTTCTGAAAGTCGTTTACCGTTTCCATCCGAACATATCCAATTAATTGTTGAACGAAAACTGGCTTCTTTTTTGTACATATAACcgtcaaaaatcaaattgaagccCTGTTTTTGGTTGCGAAGATAACCCATTTGAGCGCTATAAATCCAGGTGCTAGTGGGATAGActgcaaaatataaaatgaaattatggttttgtttgttttatttgtccGATTagttagtttattaaaaaattacaaaaagtttattgaaaatTCTAAGCTCTTAAATTTTCGTGGAACttcacaaaattctttttatatagGGTGTCATATATTTACACTTAATGCCTACAACATTTTGGATTTTCAAATGAACTCGAGACTCTTAATGaagattgttttatttatactgTTAAAAGCGTGTTATTCTATAACTATTTGTTTagtgtaaaattataaaaaaaagaacaacacagAAAATGTTCCGTGGTGTCTTCACACATTACAACCTTGAACTaacattaaataataatcaTACGCTATATATGTACCTTGCTATGAATTAAGAAATCCAGAGTATTGCTTATCTCGAAAAGTGTTTCATACGCGGATATTTTATCCCTTGAAATAACAAGAAGTTTGGGaattcaaaaagaattaaagaaaagGATCACTTATTTTGGTACAGTGGTACAGTCTGTTTCATATTTCAGGGA
It encodes:
- the LOC129941448 gene encoding uncharacterized protein LOC129941448; the encoded protein is MAKEVPQIPTETPNALVRFFLVPTTNFNPEVIDGLIIKENQVSFTIGQRGCTLLVSNGYHYVRNRRSGYKTYWICAKKGSLKCNARVVTNIIDGVQKIVLQSLKHSHPVNVVRKKRGSPPKIKNDEEYKKTQPKRKKNARPDLFIDYGFEFID
- the LOC129941475 gene encoding uncharacterized protein LOC129941475, whose amino-acid sequence is MLLISNNKNKCSTYFSFVTGFRGSRKLKVGEYSFTRNKSSGAKTYWSCARAGIHKCKARVVTIDEETRHDVVIKCGFHNHAPF
- the LOC129941490 gene encoding uncharacterized protein LOC129941490; this encodes ICFSEKFCSPISALSAGGPVFVVSKYGTKQLILKQHTFNRHVSRDDVTYWRCSQFAVLRCRARIKTKLDILTVLNGEHNHEVITRARKYGSLKIKTEPHATM
- the LOC129943312 gene encoding uncharacterized protein LOC129943312 isoform X2; this encodes MGYLRNQKQGFNLIFDGYMYKKEASFRSTINWICSDGNGKRLSENKCLARCITKWEGGIKLGKNLHNHPRKFNTLPASVISPKSFQQQCKAAGF
- the LOC129943312 gene encoding uncharacterized protein LOC129943312 isoform X1; the encoded protein is MTIKLVYPTSTWIYSAQMGYLRNQKQGFNLIFDGYMYKKEASFRSTINWICSDGNGKRLSENKCLARCITKWEGGIKLGKNLHNHPRKFNTLPASVISPKSFQQQCKAAGF